Genomic DNA from Salvia miltiorrhiza cultivar Shanhuang (shh) chromosome 1, IMPLAD_Smil_shh, whole genome shotgun sequence:
ccgtcattgtcgatgtcatcgtaacatgaagaaaaagttaaggcatctccctaagttctcttctatgttccgtcgtgagagtgagcatatataacttaacagttctaagttcttgtgattcataccatagtcatacttattcatgcttcatacatttcaagaaattaacttaattaaaacttgaaagtacttaccataacctccgttgagcgtgacgagatgtagtgccaagcttttgtcaactagttcaaagtgtatttacttacttaatctagactcaactgagtagtactcagagcaaaagaaatgctctgataccattctgtcacgaccgcacttgctaaggatagcaaattcggggaaaccgcgactaagggaggggaattaggagcgggattagaaaagggcatattcggtttcttgatgactcgacttgtataaggaaaacaattgaaattaactagaatttaacgaaggtcaaaaggaaccgtacataatattatccaaaagaggtactcaacgagtttgagtacattattaaataatacatattgtttgacataatatcttaacataatcagtgttcgcagcggaataacaatttgagtatatgtatgaagacatatactctactctgaggtaatcatcctagtttgacaaagctccgcttgcacactacatcctcgatcaccgctcaacctgcacatttaaaaatacatgcagggctaagtacaaaagtacttagtggacacttgccgaaatttacatacatgcataatattttattgtcatgcctttcaacagtagtaagatacgagggttttcctttaaagactcgtatttaccaaacataatatcatttctttcatcaataacccgcgcaggtattttatatcattaatcaccatatcagtaactcgtgccgagagggaggcctccctctacggacactatgatcggccaacccgctagatgactcacgatcacaaggtgtacactaattccgaagggatttgcggtcccatccagaatccgaattcgattaacatcagataggcaattaataataaaacataaagcatttaggcattgacaatatcatttaaattcataagcataaagtcttaacaattctaatatataattttagtttatacgtagaaagcctacctggatagcagactcacgatttagctctaactctggtgcttgacctttaatccgagaaaataaaataagattctaattctcgaaaaatctcaataaatgaggatgcgtgaaatgattatgcatgactcatattcctttaattaaattatgagatgttaatcctatttaaggaattaaagctcgtcttatgaggtcggattattaatctttaataatctactcatcttaaaataatctaattcacttactaattaataattagtaagtcttaaaatcttctctaattaaatttaatagaataattatgacgacccaattaaaataaaaataatcaaggcccaaaaggaatttaattcgagcccaaaagaataaattcgaagcccagtgcattaataatattaggcccaacatcaattaatttctagagcccaacaaatgaggcccaagataataaaatcatgaagcccaataagtgagcccatcatcatcctttaaaaattagtaaattttaatattaatcactaattaaaataattaggattaataaagaagcctaaaataataattcttattgggttaaataaataaatttcattggacttaatcaattaaaatagtaggagttcaattaataaaaataataaatccattattaacaattaatagaagcccaatcaaaataaataataagagcccatttataaaaataatagagtccaaacaatatatatattagcccaatggaaataaaataagcaaagcccaattgaattaatatCCGGCCCAACAAATAAACTGAACCAGGCCCAATTTGTCGGCCCAAATCCGGCCCAAACTCCAAACTTCCTTTTTCCCCTTTCTTTTAGAATcatacacgcacacacacactttattatttatctctctctctcttatcagTCACCACCAAACACTCACACCCACTATCTCTTTTAATCATCAAATCtctctatctttattaaagtataacattctttctctttttttttttataaagcaGAACCCACTTTATCTTAATATTCAAGACTGCATCTCTCTCAAGAAAGGAATGctgcatctctctctttctcacaaTTAAAAACGTTGCtcacaactctctctctctctcgctcgattccGGCCATCCCCTCCCCGCGTCCTGGCCGTTCCGGTCGCCAGCGAGGCCGCCGcgtggagctgctgccgctgactGCTCGTGGAGCACCAAGGCGAGCTCCTCGCCTGAAACcgtcgactgctgctgttcacGGAGTCGCGCCGACCGCTGCTGTTCATGGAGTCGCGCCGTCCGCTGCTGTTCATggagtcgccgctggctggtctgcttcgccggagtcgcggcctggagttgctgcaggctcgtccggtggtcagtggctcgctggaggagcgccgccgccgaccgctgctgttggcagcaagagcccggcagccgcctctcccggagccgccgtcgccgtgagtcgcagagctccgacaatccaccatcctttctctctcgttttatcactcacgataggttcgtaaatttgaataattttcagaaaattcaactttgtataaagacttgattttggaatgaaaacttggttttctgtattcttatttttacaacatatcatagctcattatgtatcacagaaacgaatggtttgctatatttgctatgtccatttatgcatatgtaggttctctaccattctgtattcctaattaaaccgaagcgtgcaaatgagatagtgaataccttgaaagttttgtttgttggttgttgttgctgagttatatatggtgatcttgtttcgtctaaaattctttgcagctgctaaggattttaggtaagtgaggatgccttttatagggagtaaatactgaagctgctagtgtgaaaaatatggtgaatagtgcggctaagtttaggcgtggttgaagaattcaatgagattatatttgctgctgacaaattagatttgtctgttgaatacttgagattttggttGAAGAATTAATGAGATTAGATTTGTTTGTTGAAAActgaaaccaaatgaaggtgttcgggtgtgaaaattttgcagatatgctgctggagctggagtcaaaaaaaaaaatgtcaatagatggctgagcatgcttgaGCATGCTTAAAGGATATctgcagattttcttcacacacatacactattccattttttttttaatgttggtagatagatagaaaaataggggtttgtaaagtgaagtataaacagaagcaataattcttgtcttggaatttctatatctgtaatattgtattgcatttttttttttaaataaaatccaactaccgggttttgttaatatcgcgtgtttataaaactactcgatatctgcttcctttcttagctagaataaattctaaattaaatccgtagatttaattcttcataaaccggaataaattcacgactcaagaaataataataaaatagaaaaataattctattgtgattaataaataacgtgacttaactaagtcagttatgaatctgaaataaataattattggcttactcaataattctcatcgcggttttatttacgcgaagctactgacttggtaataaaataataatcctgcttaattgaatataatccaaggtcataagctgaatttaaatcataaataattactgggcttgatttactgaaagatgaaataataatatcatattactggatttaaaaatataataaaagagcgggttgttacaaagacatactccctccgtccgcgatatcgtttccacattgtggatggcgcggattttaagaaaagtggtggatagtagtggatatgtagtgagtggagtttgggtcccactattgttgtgagtggaagtttgtggaccctacttctataaatggaagtggaaacgatatcgcggacagaccaaaatggcaaatgtggaaacgatatcgcggacggagggagtataatattaatgaacaaaacgtatatctaatgaacaagatgtatatactgatgaaaaataaaatttacaaaattcgtaatgaataagacatatatactgatgaacagggcagtatatactgatgaacaatgcagtatataccgatgaataacaaaatttaaaatattatgccccctccaagattcgaaccctgcgaaaaaaaaaatcactcttcagatacaatatcagccataggattgataaaataaatgcaccagatcgtgccctaaatctcactaaaattagggggtctcattggagcggccccctatatatatatatatatatatatatatatatatatatatatatatatattccagtAGCATTTTCATAACATAACATGGTGTATTTCTCcaccaaaactttaaaatcctcaaTACAAAATCAAAGTAGAATTTTCGGACACCTACAGCTTACCACTCTGCTCTGCCTCAActttaaagaataaactgttttaactCAGAAATTTCCTGGATTCAAGACTTATACCgttgaaacctctttgagtatagttttgtttaaaaaaaacgtagagtgaaaaacttcaagtggtttaagagatggatgttttcccacagtctaccagattcggcagttttgcacgactggaagctaggattttttaCAATTAGTAAACGTTGACCAAATAGTTTGAAATTTGACGTGAATCTGTATAACACATGTATCTTTCtgccataaaaatttgggaggctgaatattttttaaagttactgaaaagtgtgactccaaAGACTGCTCTTCCAAATTTCCGGTGGAATTTCACAGTAGaagttttataatttaaaaaggtagtaaacaaAGTTCAAATGACTTGACATTTTACCAGCATTTGCAAGACACATATATCTACACACCATAAAATTCTGAAGATTTTTAGACGAGGAAAACCTCGTCGTCTCATCAGTCAAGTACGTAAGAAAATTTCCcaaaatggttgaaattatAACATTTACACATATCATCTTAGATCTTCAATTTCAccaccattctcatgcattttcacaCTAAGAACTCATCATTCTTCAAATATCATAACATATAACCCTCTTAAGggtttttcaaaaatatatcttcccttctcatgcatctaacatgtAGAGGTGTATAAGCATGTGAAAAGTAGTTGAAAGTTTTGAAAGAGTTCATAACACTTTCCTTCaccaaaattttcgaaaattatagaAGTAGAGAAGGGAttatcatgcttcaatatacatgcttgTTCATCATATAAACTTATACATATCATAAGAAGAGGATTTGAGGGGTTATTACCAACCAAATCAAAGAAAGTGGAGTAGAGGATGGTGCTTAGGATTTCTTGAAGCTTGAGCTTGAAGATGCATGAACACTTTAAGAAACCTTTGTTCTTACTAAATTTGGTGgaacaaaaaaagaaagtgtGGTGAAGTGAGGTGAGGAGGGAGGGGGCTGCCAAAATTATGAAGAAGAAGGGGGGACTTGTCTTTGATGAGAAGTGATGGGATGGTGTGATCTTTCTCATAAATACATAATCTTGTAGGCAATAGGGAGGTGAAGGGGTGAGGATGTCATGAGGTAAGGGAAGCaggagagtgagaagagagaagagagagagaggtcgagagggagagaggaaaGAGATGTGTGCATGTGCATGTGAGTGCATGAATGGTGGAGTGTGTTTGCTAGATAGGTATAGGCATAGAAGGTTTACTATGCTTGCATGTGGCTTCATTTAAGGGGGAGAAAGAGAAGGGAATGtgggagagagatagagagagatatatatatatatatatatatatatatatatatatatatatatatatatatgagtaaatatataaaaatgtccactttcatattgtaaaattaaaatctagcctatgaaataaaaatattaaaaaatagccAGTTTTGTGTAAAAAGTCTAAAGTGCCCCTATCCAAAAAAATCGTAGACATCAACCACTGTGGCTTCAGATCCAATTTTCCAGAGAAATCACAGAGAAACGGAGCTCAGGGATCTCGCCATGGCTTCAGATCCAATTTCCCACAGAAATCACAGAGAAATCGCGGAGCTCGGGAATCTCAAGAGGAGATCCTCTGATTCTAGTGATGATCTTTGTCGTAGCTCCTCCTTCTCCCTCGTGATCATCTTAATTTGCGAATTCGCAGCTACTTCTCCTTCCCGACGCCTAGGGCACGCTTGATCTTCCACAGGAAATGAATGTTGGAATTGAACCTCTCGCTGATGAGGTGGAGTATCGCGTCGAATACCACCGCGAATTCCACCTCCAGCAACGATGGCAGCAGGTACGCCAGATCATCTGCGATTATGACTTATGAGTGAAGACGGGGATGCTGCTTCTCATccgatttttcttttttgtcttgTATCTGCTTCGAGGAAGACCAAGAGACTAtatattttactttaatatGTTCGTTTGTCACTTTAGTTGGCAACTTGGCATGTTGTGGTCCTTTACTCATTAGTTTTTGTCTCTTTTACTTTCATAAATTATGTATCATGTTTTTTGCACTATTTATATACAAAAGGAAAGAATAAAACGTTGAAAAAGTAGTTTCACAATTTAAAGTTCTTGAATTTACGATCAGATCTGTGAATttacaacttaatgttcttaaattcacgatcacatctatgaatttacaatcagatctatgaattcacaacttaatgttcttgaattcactaccaactcgatgaattcacaacttaatattcttg
This window encodes:
- the LOC130986809 gene encoding uncharacterized protein LOC130986809 gives rise to the protein MLGLHLSQERNAASLSFSQLKTLLTTLSLSRSIPAIPSPRPGRSGRQRGRRVELLPLTARGAPRRAPRLKPSTAAVHGVAPTAAVHGVAPSAAVHGVAAGWSASPESRPGVAAGSSGGQWLAGGAPPPTAAVGSKSPAAASPGAAVAVSRRAPTIHHPFSLVLSLTIDMLLELESKKKMSIDG